In the genome of Methylomagnum ishizawai, the window GTCGGGGCGCTGCTTTTGCAGGGCGGCTTTCACGCCGCCGCAGTTGTAATGGCCGCAGACGATGACGTGCTTGACCTTCAGCACCGCCACCGCGAACTGCACCACGCTGAGGCTGTTGAAATCGGTGGTGATGACCTGGTTGGCGATATTGCGGTGGACGAAGATTTCCCCCGGCTCGGCGTTGATGGTGAGTTCGGCGGGCACCCGGCTATCGGAGCAGCCGATCCACAGGAAATCCGGGGTCTGGGCCTTGGCGAGGCGCATGAAATATTCGGGTTCGCGGACGGTCTTCTCTTCCGCCCAGGCTTTGTTTTCCAGTAGCAAGCGTTCGTAGGGTCTCATGGCGGCGTTCCTTGATGGTGGGGCCAGACTGAAGGTCCATGGGGTTTGGGATGGGGCGGAATGTATCGCACCTCTGGCGGGATGGATAGCGGGAATTCGCCGGTTCCCGCGTTCCGTTCCTGGGAGCAGGCCAGGACCGATGGCCTATGGCACCAGATAGCGCGTCGGCGAATTCAAGGTAT includes:
- a CDS encoding carbonic anhydrase, with the translated sequence MRPYERLLLENKAWAEEKTVREPEYFMRLAKAQTPDFLWIGCSDSRVPAELTINAEPGEIFVHRNIANQVITTDFNSLSVVQFAVAVLKVKHVIVCGHYNCGGVKAALQKQRPDLTLVNKWLMHIKDVYRLHQDDIETLPTREAQVDRLVEHNIIEQVYRLAHTSIIQHAWKQERRPSLHGWVYGLDDGIIKELITLTPDHRIESIYQYADPD